Proteins encoded by one window of Vitis vinifera cultivar Pinot Noir 40024 chromosome 10, ASM3070453v1:
- the LOC100265908 gene encoding cold-regulated 413 inner membrane protein 1, chloroplastic, translated as MSSLSISTATAFSLHSKPFLSLQSPPHQAKLFSLRFHHLRFQGNHGVVMKKNRRGFGAVCYSAPLTPPNLQWVCTVSSAVLMLSRGTAAQKSFLVPLFALQAPTSIISWIKGEYGAWTAFLALLVRLFFFIPGELELPFVALLLVIVAPYQVMNLRGTQMGAIVSLLIAGYLAFQHFSRAGSLQRAFNQGSIVATLAIICITAVSCLLFI; from the exons ATGTCGTCCCTTTCCATCTCCACTGCAACCGCTTTCTCTCTACATTCCAAACCCTTTCTCTCTTTACAATCTCCACCGCATCAGGCCAAGCTCTTCTCCCTCCGGTTCCACCATCTCAG GTTTCAGGGTAATCATGGCGTGGTGATGAAGAAGAACCGCCGTGGATTTGGTGCGGTTTGTTACTCTGCGCCTCTCACTCCTCCGAACCTCCAATGGGTCTGCACTGTGTCATCTGC GGTTTTAATGCTTTCAAGGGGAACTGCAGCACAGAAATCATTCCTTGTTCCTCTTTTTGCTTTACAGGCACCTACAAGCATCATCTCATGGATCAA GGGTGAATATGGTGCTTGGACTGCATTCTTGGCACTCCTTGTTcgtctcttcttcttcattcctG GTGAACTGGAGCTGCCTTTTGTAGCATTACTACTGGTGATTGTGGCACCCTATCAAGTAATGAACCTAAG GGGAACACAAATGGGTGCGATTGTTTCCCTGTTGATTGCTGGATACCTGGCTTTTCAGCATTTCTCACGGGCAGGCAGTTTACAAAGAGCATTCAACCAAGGTTCaattgttgccaccttagccATCATTTGTATTACTGCAGTGTCATGCTTactctttatttga
- the LOC100255498 gene encoding PLASMODESMATA CALLOSE-BINDING PROTEIN 2, whose amino-acid sequence MGATVLHCFIFFLLCLYPCSGSSVAGIPPAEAIKQINQENRILFSFSDFTSQLDSIPIINPSTPTTTTPIVNPYTTPPAPVYTDPNTTPTTPTTTPTMPTTTPTATPTTPTMPTTTPTTPTTTTPAASTGSWCIASPAASETALQVAIDYACGYGGADCSAIQSSGSCYNPNTLRDHASYAFNDYYQKNPAPTSCVFGGTAQLSYTDPSSANCRYAATSTSASVTPVTPATPATPMTPTGSTPTDIPSGSTVYGSEPTATPTLSLAVSMSSSSLLLFTATCFLVSLLTANYV is encoded by the exons ATGGGCGCTACagttcttcattgtttcattttcttcctcttgTGCCTTTACCCCTGTTCAG GGTCAAGTGTTGCAGGGATACCTCCTGCAGAAGCAATTAAGCAAATCAATCAAGAAAACAGGATATTATTCTCATTTTCGGATTTCACCTCTCAACTGGATTCTATTCCCATTATCAACCCGTCAACTCCAACCACAACAACTCCCATCGTAAATCCATACACAACCCCGCCAGCACCTGTTTATACAGATCCAAACACGACTCCAACCACGCCAACCACGACTCCAACCATGCCAACCACGACTCCAACCGCAACTCCAACCACTCCAACCATGCCAACCACAACTCCAACCACTCCAACCACAACAACCCCTGCAGCATCAACTGGATCTTGGTGTATTGCAAGTCCAGCTGCTTCAGAAACAGCTCTACAAGTAGCTATTGACTATGCCTGTGGCTATGGAGGTGCAGACTGTTCAGCAATTCAATCAAGTGGAAGTTGCTACAACCCAAACACTCTTCGTGACCATGCTTCTTATGCCTTCAATGACTACTACCAGAAGAACCCAGCTCCCACTAGCTGTGTCTTTGGAGGAACAGCGCAACTTTCCTACACTGACCCAA GTTCAGCAAATTGTCGCTATGCAGCAACCAG CACAAGTGCATCAGTTACTCCAGTTACCCCAGCTACCCCAGCTACCCCGATGACCCCTACTGGATCAACCCCAACCGACATCCCTTCTGGATCAACAGTTTATGGTTCAGAACCAACAGCAACCCCCACCCTCAGCTTGGCAGTCTCCATGTCATCTAGCTCACTGCTTCTCTTCACTGCAACTTGTTTCCTAGTGTCGCTCCTTACTGCAAACTATGTCTAA